A region of Channa argus isolate prfri chromosome 8, Channa argus male v1.0, whole genome shotgun sequence DNA encodes the following proteins:
- the LOC137131638 gene encoding guanine nucleotide-binding protein subunit alpha-14-like — protein sequence MAGCWQCCFRTCMCCLSEEEKNSIAVDKEIKRILKDQKKKERREIKILLLGTGESGKTTFIRQMRIIHGRGFSEEDRKAFVKCIFQNIFTAMKAMTVAMTTLKIPYSNPENERYAKWLQDINTVHITQLERRYVDAIHRLWADSGIRVCYSRRCEYQLLDSTEYYMSNLDRISAPDYIPTEQDVLRVRFPTTGIHDYSFTIKTITLRIVDVGGQKSERRKWIHCFENVTSLIFLASLSEYDQVLEERETINRMRESLALFYTTIHSPWFLYTSIILFLNKTDILADKVQTSDLNKYFPSFTGKRQDPDDAKSFIRKLYEQEAVNHDNREMRKTLYPHFTCATDTNNIRRVFNDIKDTVLVKSLRDYGVI from the exons ATGGCAGGTTGCTGGCAGTGCTGCTTCCGCACCTGTATGTGCTGTCTGTCCGAGGAAGAGAAGAACTCCATCGCTGTGGACAAAGAGATCAAGAGGATCCTTAAGGACcaaaagaagaaggagagaagggaaATTAAAATCCTCCTGCTGG GAACTGGGGAAAGTGGAAAAACCACTTTTATCCGACAGATGAGGATCATCCATGGACGGGGCTTTTCAGAAGAGGACAGGAAGGCCTTtgtcaaatgtattttccaGAACATCTTCACAGCCATGAAGGCCATGACAGTAGCCATGACCACACTTAAAATCCCCTACTCAAACCCAGAAAATGAG CGTTATGCTAAGTGGCTGCAGGATATAAACACAGTGCATATCACCCAGCTGGAACGGCGCTATGTTGATGCAATCCATCGCCTCTGGGCAGATTCAGGCATCCGGGTCTGTTACAGTCGCCGCTGCGAATACCAGCTCCTGGACTCCACAGAATA CTACATGAGTAATCTGGACCGCATCTCTGCCCCTGACTACATCCCCACCGAACAAGATGTGCTGCGCGTTCGATTCCCTACCACGGGCATCCACGACTACTCTTTCACCATCAAGACCATCACACTAAG GATTGTGGACGTGGGCGGTCAGAAGTCAGAGCGTCGGAAGTGGATTCACTGTTTTGAAAACGTCACATCCCTCATCTTTCTGGCGTCCCTCAGCGAGTATGACCAGGTTCTTGAGGAGAGAGAGACcatt AACCGAATGCGTGAAAGTCTGGCTCTGTTCTACACCACTATCCATTCCCCTTGGTTCCTCTACACCTCCATCATCCTATTCCTCAACAAGACTGACATCCTGGCTGACAAAGTCCAAACCTCTGACCTGAACAAATACTTTCCCAGCTTCACAG GTAAGAGGCAAGACCCCGATGACGCCAAGAGCTTCATTCGCAAGTTGTACGAGCAGGAGGCAGTCAACCATGACAACAGGGAGATGCGGAAAACTCTTTATCCGCACTTCACCTGCGCCACTGACACCAACAACATCCGCAGGGTCTTCAACGACATCAAGGACACTGTGCTGGTCAAGTCTCTCAGGGACTACGGAGTCATCTGA
- the LOC137131637 gene encoding uncharacterized protein — MSHTSKEAQSVLAGIEQEVDVSSFPQPTSPSEEPRRSERARTLTEKGKEFQKEKLKVLLLHFDSIYERWNALTKVAKKSVIKQDPRDILQEHIVSIQRELSELNSIYDEYRKIDRPAHDMRRKMDNCTSITEIVVQNAQSQIQGAEEQIIWPDAKSVFASSVSSVSPSASSCSKVNSMYSNTSSIKRQEAAAEYAATQAVLKIMTEQESYQQRLYNLEAEEKRIIAEQEAAALTHRLQEEKEETERRIEREKERASLLKKQQEENAARRRSVETLKRVLERLEELKRLNAAKAKLQVYDEGEINQIKGFVAHSSEHLTVTQKDMQVNNVNQQPKPPKAPTSASKIETGELVKVLAEAISANRLPIPEPAVFYGDPLKFAHWKASFQTLIEQKNIPTSEKIFFLQRYIGGPAREALEGYFLIGSEESYDAAWKMLSERYGHPFVIAKAFRDKLYFWPKIASKESSELRKFVDFLCSCECAMNQNESLQILDDGNENQKLAAKLPDWLSTRWNRKATEYQLEHGRFPRFSYFVTFLSLEASIACNPITSYQALESERVKTKNKNTVPFKNQPIGTKIFTTNISERNVATCLFCKKRGHGLHKCHKLLERTVADRIKFIKDEELCFGCLSTGHQSKKCNKRMVCEVCSKRHPTCLHEDRSNQEQGAKREQSKWRDCSKERMTESVQQSLTKEITSNRVVQEGNSVQTSAIVPVYVSSPRDPNNEVLVYALLDSQSDSSFILEEVADALNMDTEQVRLKLSTMSSKGTIVACKRLNGLQIRGLHSSKKITVPTAYTREFIPANRTHIPTPETAKAWSHLEHLAKHIAPQKECEIGLLIGYNCPQALLPREVVSGEENQPFAQKTDLGWSIVSYGVPCENYGDAIGVSHRIIVKQVIPEPTTIVKLRSEVHYVCKTQIKEMTIPDNVIKMLESDFSERDVGEATLSQEDFNFLTKMKNGIKHKHDGHYEMPLPFKQDRPNLPNNKACAVQRLSSLKCRFKRDQKYYTDYKNFMKDLIVRGEAEKVPEEELNNKPVWYIPHHGVYHPQKPGKIRVVFDCSARFQDTSLNDHLLTGPELSNTLLGVLCRFRKGPIAVMCDVERMFHQFHVKREDQDYLRFLWWESNDLESTPSVFRMKVHLFGAASSPGCANFGLKHLAAQCQDQFSQSTVKFIQRSFYVDDGLVNVTSDAEAIQLIKEARELCSTGKLRLHKFVSNSKDVIQALPKEECADSIKTLDMALGEPLFERALGIQWCVFSDDFQFRITVKEQPLTRRGVLSTVASIYDPLGFLAPFVLRGKQILQQLCQDKVGWDESLPEELRTQWMSWLQYLQNLSKVRIRRCYLPVNFTDVRQYELHHFSDASATGYGECTYLRAINANGDVHCSLVMGKARVAPTKITTIPRLELSAAVVAARTSVVLRDELEINGLQEHFWTDSRVVLGYINNDARRFHVFVANRVQRIKSSTDPKQWHFVQSEDNPADHASRGLTAEQLVASNWFTGPDFLWEKELPIGTVVEEVSKDDPELRKVQVLNTSVKVDRTLLDRMTKFSDWNRAVKAIARLKCFAQQIKGLRPKPKETTGVEERQEAELYIIKLVQRETFNSEIKGLEKSKEIRSKDKVNKLHKLNPFVDEHGVLRVGGRLTRASLHPYVKHPVILPKASHVSSLLIKHYHEKVHHQGRGMTVNELRSNGIWIIGCSSAVASHIYKCTRCRKYRRTAQEPKMADLPEERVEMTPPFTYCGIDCFGPFYVKEGRKELKRYGLLFTCMCSRAIHIEMLDDLTTDAFINALRAFIAIRGNVRQLRSDQGTNFVGAKREFMNAMKDLNQEQLKTYGCEFITNIPSSSHMGGVWERQIRTIRSVLTAILDQSAKRLDSASLRTFLYEVMAIINSRPLTTEHLNDPTSLEPLTPNHILLMKSGVILPPPGQFVSQDLYLRKRWRRVQFLANEFWSRWKKEYLLNLQQRQRWQKDRRNTKVNDILILKEDSSPRTQWKLARVTEVYPSSDGKVRKVKLLISDSSLNSEGKRTSKPVYLDRPVHKTILLLEAE; from the coding sequence ATGTCTCATACAAGTAAAGAAGCTCAGAGTGTGTTAGCTGGCATAGAACAAGAGGTGGATGTGTCAAGCTTTCCACAACCAACATCACCGTCTGAAGAGCCTCGTAGAAGTGAAAGAGCCCGAACATTaacagaaaagggaaaggaaTTTCAGAAAGAAAAGCTTAAGGTTCTCCTGCTACACTTTGACAGCATTTATGAACGATGGAATGCTTTAACCAAGGTTGCtaaaaaatctgtaataaaacaaGATCCCAGAGATATTCTACAGGAGCACATTGTCAGCATTCAAAGAGAGTTATCTGAGCTGAACAGTATTTATGATGAATACAGAAAAATTGATCGCCCAGCTCATGACATGCGTCGCAAGATGGACAACTGTACATCAATTACTGAGATTGTAGTGCAAAACGCTCAGTCTCAAATTCAAGGAGCAGAGGAACAGATCATTTGGCCTGACGCAAAATCAGTATTTGCATCCTCTGTATCCAGTGTTTCACCTTCTGCTTCCAGCTGTTCTAAGGTTAATTCTATGTACTCTAATACTTCCTCAATTAAAAgacaagaagctgctgctgaatatgCTGCCACACAAGCCGTTTTAAAGATTATGACTGAACAAGAGTCTTATCAACAGAGACTATACAACCTTGAGGCTGAAGAAAAAAGGATAATTGCAGAACAAGAAGCTGCTGCATTAACTCATCGCCtgcaagaagaaaaggaagaaacgGAACGCagaatagaaagagagaaagaaagggccTCTCTcttaaagaaacaacaagaaGAGAATGCTGCAAGAAGAAGGTCTGTAGAAACCTTAAAGAGGGTGCTTGAGCGCTTAGAAGAGTTGAAAAGGCTAAATGCAGCCAAGGCAAAACTTCAAGTTTACGATGAAGGTGAAATCAATCAGATTAAGGGTTTTGTAGCACACAGCTCTGAACATCTTACAGTTACGCAGAAAGACATGCAAGTGAACAATGTAAATCAGCAACCAAAACCACCAAAGGCTCCTACCAGTGCAAGCAAAATTGAAACAGGAGAGCTTGTAAAGGTTTTGGCTGAGGCCATATCAGCAAATAGGCTTCCCATTCCAGAACCTGCAGTCTTTTATGGAGATCCACTTAAGTTTGCTCATTGGAAGGCATCCTTTCAGACTCTGAttgagcagaaaaacattccAACCTCAGAGAAAATCTTCTTCCTTCAGAGGTATATTGGAGGACCAGCTCGAGAGGCCTTAGAAGGTTATTTTCTAATTGGTTCAGAAGAGTCATATGATGCAGCTTGGAAAATGCTCAGTGAACGATATGGACATCCATTtgtcattgcaaaggctttcaGAGACAAGCTATATTTCTGGCCAAAAATAGCCTCAAAGGAAAGTTCTGAGTTAAGGAAATTTGTGGACTTCTTGTGCAGTTGTGAATGCGCTATGAATCAGAATGAGAGTCTACAAATCCTTGATGATGGAAATGAGAATCAGAAACTGGCAGCCAAGCTACCTGACTGGCTAAGCACCAGATggaacagaaaggccacagagtATCAACTGGAACATGGGAGATTCCCAAGGTTCAGTTATTTTGTAACATTCCTTTCATTGGAAGCTAGTATTGCTTGCAATCCTATTACATCTTATCAAGCATTGGAATCAGAAAGGGTGAAGACAAAGAACAAGAACACCGTACCTTTTAAGAACCAACCCATTGGTACCAAGATATTCACAACAAATATCAGTGAAAGAAACGTAGCTACATGTCTGTTTTGTAAGAAAAGGGGACATGGTTTGCATAAGTGTCATAAATTATTGGAAAGGACAGTTGCAGACAGAATTAAGTTTATTAAGGACGAAGAACTATGCTTCGGCTGTTTGAGCACAGGCCATCAGTCTAAGAAATGTAACAAGAGGATGGTTTGTGAAGTCTGCTCAAAACGTCATCCCACATGTTTACATGAAGATCGCTCAAACCAAGAACAAGGAGCTAAAAGAGAACAATCTAAATGGAGAGATTGCAGTAAGGAAAGAATGACAGAATCAGTACAACAAAGTCTCACCAAAGAAATCACATCCAACAGAGTTGTACAAGAAGGTAACAGTGTACAGACTTCAGCTATAGttcctgtgtatgtgtcatCACCAAGAGATCCAAACAATGAAGTACTTGTTTACGCTCTGTTAGATTCACAGAGTGACTCTTCATTCATTCTTGAAGAAGTAGCTGATGCTTTAAACATGGACACAGAACAAGTAAGGCTAAAACTATCGACAATGTCATCTAAAGGGACAATTGTTGCCTGTAAAAGACTTAATGGTCTACAGATAAGAGGACTACATTCATCTAAGAAGATCACAGTACCAACAGCTTATACTCGTGAGTTCATTCCTGCCAATCGGACACATATTCCAACTCCAGAGACTGCTAAGGCATGGAGTCATTTAGAACATCTTGCAAAACACATAGCTCCACAGAAGGAGTGTGAGATTGGTCTTTTGATTGGTTATAATTGCCCACAAGCCTTATTACCTAGAGAAGTTGTAAGTGGAGAAGAAAACCAACCCTTtgcacaaaaaacagatttaggtTGGAGCATAGTGAGCTATGGTGTCCCATGTGAGAACTATGGTGATGCTATCGGAGTAAGTCATCGTATCATTGTAAAGCAGGTGATACCAGAACCTACAACAATAGTTAAACTCAGAAGTGAGGTTCACTATGTGTGTAAGACTCAAATCAAAGAAATGACCATTCCAGATAATGTAATCAAGATGCTAGAATCCGATTTCAGTGAAAGAGATGTTGGAGAAGCAACTCTCTCTCAGGAAGATTTTAACTTCCTCACAAAGATGAAGAATGGAATAAAGCATAAACACGATGGTCATTACGAGATGCCCTTACCTTTCAAACAAGATAGGCCAAACCTTCCCAACAATAAAGCATGTGCTGTACAGCGTTTGTCAAGTTTGAAATGCAGATTCAAGAGAGACCAGAAATACTACACTGACTACAAGAACTTCAtgaaagacctcatagttcgtGGTGAGGCAGAAAAGGTCCCAGAAGAAGAACTGAACAACAAACCAGTCTGGTATATTCCTCATCATGGTGTATACCACCCTCAAAAGCCTGGGAAGATACGTGTAGTCTTTGATTGTTCAGCAAGATTTCAAGACACATCACTGAATGATCATCTTCTTACAGGCCCAGAACTCTCAAACACCTTGCTAGGAGTTCTTTGTAGGTTTCGTAAAGGCCCAATTGCCGTCATGTGCGATGTGGAACGCATGTTCCATCAGTTCCATGTTAAACGTGAAGACCAAGACTATTTAAGGTTCTTATGGTGGGAGAGCAATGATCTAGAATCAACACCATCAGTATTTCGGATGAAGGTTCATCTGTTTGGGGCAGCGTCCTCACCTGGGTGTGCCAATTTTGGTCTGAAACATTTAGCCGCTCAGTGTCAAGATCAATTCAGTCAAAGTACTGTTAAATTCATTCAGAGGAGTTTTTATGTTGACGATGGACTGGTGAATGTTACTTCTGATGCTGAGGCAATCCAACTCATTAAGGAAGCTAGAGAACTTTGCAGTACAGGCAAGCTGAGACTACATAAGTTTGTTTCCAACAGCAAGGATGTAATACAAGCATTACCAAAGGAAGAGTGTGCTGATAGTATCAAAACCCTGGATATGGCTTTGGGAGAACCACTCTTTGAGAGAGCCCTTGGTATTCAGTGGTGCGTATTCTCTGATGACTTCCAATTTAGAATTACTGTCAAAGAACAGCCACTAACTAGAAGAGGTGTGTTGTCGACAGTAGCTTCCATCTATGACCCTTTGGGATTCCTAGCACCCTTTGTCCTACGGGGAAAGCAAATCTTGCAGCAACTGTGTCAAGATAAAGTTGGTTGGGATGAGTCTCTTCCAGAAGAACTCAGAACACAATGGATGTCATGGCTACAATACCTTCAAAATTTGTCTAAAGTAAGGATCAGAAGATGCTATTTACCAGTAAACTTTACTGATGTCAGGCAATATGAGCTTCACCATTTCTCAGACGCAAGTGCCACAGGTTATGGGGAGTGTACATATCTTAGAGCAATTAATGCTAACGGAGATGTCCATTGCTCACTTGTTATGGGGAAGGCACGTGTTGCTCCTACTAAGATAACCACAATACCACGGCTTGAGCTTTCTGCGGCAGTGGTAGCAGCAAGGACAAGTGTTGTTCTTAGAGATGAGCTTGAAATAAATGGTCTTCAAGAACATTTTTGGACTGATTCAAGAGTAGTTCTTGGATATATAAATAATGATGCAAGacgctttcatgtgtttgtggcaaACAGAGTCCAAAGAATCAAGTCCAGTACAGACCCTAAGCAATGGCATTTTGTGCAGTCTGAAGATAATCCTGCAGACCATGCTTCCAGAGGTCTAACTGCAGAACAACTAGTTGCTTCAAACTGGTTCACTGGCCCagactttctatgggaaaaggAGCTACCCATAGGTACAGTGGTGGAAGAGGTCAGTAAAGATGATCCAGAACTTCGGAAGGTGCAGGTGCTCAACACCAGTGTAAAGGTAGATAGGACACTGTTAGACCGCATGACAAAGTTTTCTGACTGGAATAGAGCCGTCAAGGCTATTGCTCGTCTTAAGTGCTTTGCTCAACAAATTAAAGGACTTagaccaaaaccaaaagaaaccaCAGGTGTTGAGGAAAGGCAAGAAGCAGAACTTTACATCATAAAACTAGTCCAAAGAGAAACATTCAACAGTGAAATCAAAGGTTTAGAAAAAAGCAAGGAAATAAGATCAAAGGACAAAGTCAATAAGCTTCACAAATTAAATCCTTTTGTGGACGAGCATGGTGTGCTTCGAGTAGGTGGACGTTTGACAAGAGCTAGCCTTCATCCATATGTCAAACATCCTGTCATTTTGCCAAAGGCAAGTCATGTGTCTTCTTTACTTATTAAGCATTACCATGAGAAAGTACATCATCAGGGAAGAGGcatgactgtaaatgaactGCGATCCAATGGGATATGGATCATAGGATGTAGCAGTGCAGTTGCttcacacatttataaatgcaCAAGGTGCAGAAAGTACAGAAGAACTGCACAGGAGCCAAAGATGGCAGACTTACCTGAAGAAAGAGTGGAAATGACACCTCCATTCACGTACTGTGGCATAGATTGCTTCGGACCATTCTATGTGAAGGAAGGGAGGAAAGAACTGAAAAGATATGGTCTTCTTTTTACGTGCATGTGCTCTAGAGCCATACATATTGAAATGTTGGACGATCTTACAACAGATGCCTTTATCAACGCATTGCGTGCATTTATTGCAATACGTGGAAATGTAAGACAGCTAAGAAGTGATCAAGGCACTAACTTTGTAGGCGCAAAGAGAGAGTTCATGAATGCAATGAAGGACCTGAATCAAGAACAACTTAAAACATATGGATGTGAGTTTATCACAAACATCCCATCATCCAGTCATATGGGAGGTGTATGGGAGAGACAGATAAGGACAATTAGAAGTGTTCTCACAGCGATTCTGGATCAGTCTGCTAAAAGACTTGACAGTGCCTCACTCAGAACCTTTCTGTATGAAGTAATGGCTATTATAAATAGCAGACCTCTAACAACAGAGCATTTGAATGACCCCACAAGTCTCGAACCTCTCACGCCAAATCATATTCTTTTGATGAAGTCTGGAGTAATATTGCCCCCTCCTGGTCAGTTTGTAAGTCAGGATCTTTACCTACGTAAGAGGTGGCGCCGGGTGCAGTTCTTGGCAAATGAATTTTGGAGCAGGTGGAAGAAGGAATATCTCCTTAATCTTCAGCAAAGACAAAGATGGCAAAAGgacagaagaaacacaaaggttAATGACATTCTCATCCTTAAGGAAGATAGTTCTCCACGAACTCAGTGGAAGCTGGCAAGGGTGACAGAGGTGTATCCTAGTAGTGATGGAAAAGTTAGGAAAGTAAAACTATTGATCAGTGACTCCAGCTTGAATAGTGAAGGAAAGCGTACTTCTAAGCCAGTGTATCTAGATAGACCTGTGCACAAGACTATTCTACTGCTTGAAGCAGAGTAG